One Lycium barbarum isolate Lr01 chromosome 5, ASM1917538v2, whole genome shotgun sequence genomic window carries:
- the LOC132639231 gene encoding uncharacterized protein LOC132639231, giving the protein MCKQLKLNHLIFADDLMIFYEAEIKSVTRVMEALSLATRVMEALSHFSGASKLVENMEKSNLFMAGIEDEVKSNYCSGQIIHVLKYILYQLMPHVDSASFWGSVFILPQSLVKTVDQKCREYLWGFTEGQRKVSLVSWDQVCRPKKSGGLNVKGCKNWNIKL; this is encoded by the exons ATGTGCAAACAATTGAAACTTAATCATCTCATCTTTGCGGATGATCTTATGATATTCTATGAGGCTGAGATAAAGTCAGTTACCAGGGTCATGGAAGCATTATCACTAGCTACCAGGGTCATGGAAGCATTATCACATTTTAGTGGGGCCTCTAAGTTGGTGGAAAATATGGAAAAATCTAACTTGTTCATGGCTGGCATAGAGGATGAGGTAAAGAGCAATTACTGTTCAGGACAG ATTATCCATGTTTTAAAGTATATTCTGTATCAGctcatgccccatgttgattcagcaag CTTTTGGGGCAGTGTATTCATATTGCCTCAAAGTTTAGTGAAAACAGTGGATCAAAAATGCAGAGAATACTTATGGGGTTTTACTGAAGGTCAGAGAAAAGTATCACTAGTCTCATGGGATCAAGTTTGTAGGCCTAAGAAATCAGGTGGCTTGAATGTTAAAGGATGCAAGAACTGGAATATCAAATTGTGA